The sequence CAGGGCGGCGCGGATTTTTTCCGTCCATTCGGCGAGCAGGCCCTCCCTGCCGATCCAGCGCTCCAGCCGCCAGGGCCTAGGCCGTGCCTCGCCGTCCTTGCCGGGCCGGGCGAAGCCGATGGCGGCCAAGAGCTCGGCGGCGTCGCGGTAGCGGTGGGCGGGGTTTTTCTCCAGCAGGGTCTCAAAGATCTCGTTCCAATAGGCGGGGACCTTCGGGTTCGCCAGGCTCAGCTTCGCCGGCTTGAGGGTCAGATGCGCCTCATAAGTTTCCTGCAGCGTCTTTTGCGCGAAGGGATTTTTTCCAGCGAAGAGTTGGTAGAAGACGACTCCCAGGGCGTAGAGGTCCGAGCGCTCGTCGGCCGGCTCCTTGAGAATCTTCTCCGGCGCCATCGTCGCCGGCGTCCCGCCGCTCGCCGCGAAGCGCGGGTCGGCGAGCCCCAGATCGATCAGCTTGACGCGCGGCGTGCCGTCCTCCGTCACCACCAAGAGGTTGTTGCCCTTGATGTCGCCGTGCAGGAGGTGGGCGCGGTGGATCGCCTGCAGGCCGCGGATCGCTTGGAGAAAGAGCTCCGCGATCTCCTCAGGAGACCGGCCGCGGGCGAATTCCGGGATCGGCCGGCCCTCGAGAAATTCCTCGGTGAAGTAAAAGCGGCGCAGGGCCTCGTCGAAGCCGAAGTCCGCGATGCGCACCACGTTGGGGTGGCGAAGGTCCTTGAGGAAGGCGAATTCGAACTTGAAGGCGCGGACCAGCTCGGCCTCGAGGCCGCGGTCGGCGAAGGGCTTGAGCAGCTTCAGGGCGAAGCGGCCCTCGGCGGACTCCACGAGGAAGACCTCGCCGGTCAGACCCTCCCCCAGGGGGCGCTGCACCCGGTAGCGGCCGTCGATCGACACTGGCTGGGGCATAGCTGTAGCTTAGGCCGATTTTTTGAAAAGTAAACATTTGTTTGAATTTCAAAAATATTAAATTAACGGATTTTT comes from Deltaproteobacteria bacterium PRO3 and encodes:
- a CDS encoding serine/threonine protein kinase — translated: MPQPVSIDGRYRVQRPLGEGLTGEVFLVESAEGRFALKLLKPFADRGLEAELVRAFKFEFAFLKDLRHPNVVRIADFGFDEALRRFYFTEEFLEGRPIPEFARGRSPEEIAELFLQAIRGLQAIHRAHLLHGDIKGNNLLVVTEDGTPRVKLIDLGLADPRFAASGGTPATMAPEKILKEPADERSDLYALGVVFYQLFAGKNPFAQKTLQETYEAHLTLKPAKLSLANPKVPAYWNEIFETLLEKNPAHRYRDAAELLAAIGFARPGKDGEARPRPWRLERWIGREGLLAEWTEKIRAAL